The nucleotide window GGCGGCCCTGGTGCTGGCCTCGCGCGAGGCCGCAGAGGCGCAGAGGCTGAAGATCCGGGCGCGGATCCTGGGCCATGCAAGCCACGCGCAGGCGCCGGGATGGTTCACCACGGCGCCGGTGCCCGCGGCGCAGAAGCTGCTGGAACGGATCGGCTGGACGAAGGACGACGTGGACCTGTGGGAGGTGAACGAGGCCTTTGCCGTGGTCCCCATGGCGTTCATGCACGAGATGGGCCTGCCGCGCGAGAAGGTGAACGTGCATGGCGGGGCCTGTGCGCTGGGGCACCCCATCGGGGCGAGCGGGGCGCGGATCATGGTGACGCTGCTGAACGCGTTGGAAAGGCGAGATCTGAAACGCGGTGTTGCGGCGATCTGCATCGGCGGGGGCGAAGGCACGGCCATCGCGATCGAGCGGGTCTGAGGCCGCAAATCTTTTGGGAAAAGATTTGCCAAGAGTTTTCATGAAAACTCTTGGCGTGGGAGGTGCGCGATGCGTGCGGATTATGAAGACCTGGCGAAAACCATCGGGGCGCTGACCGAGGGCGAGACCGATGAGGTGGCGCTGATGGCCACGTTGGTGTGCGAGTTGCACCACGCGGACGCGCGCTTCGACTGGACCGGGTTCTACCGGGTGACCGGGCCGGAGCTGTTGAAGATCGGCCCGTACCAGGGCGGGCATGGCTGTTTGCAGATCCCGTTTTCGCGCGGCGTCTGCGGGGCGGCGGCTCGGACGGGCGAGGTGCAGCTGGTGGACGATGTCGACAGTTTCGACGGGCATATCGCCTGTGCCAGTTCGACCCGGTCGGAGATCGTGCTGCCGGTATGGGACGGGCAGGAGCGGTTGCTGGGCGTGCTCGATATCGACAGCGACCGGCCAGCCGCGTTCGACGCGGCGGACGCCGACGGGCTGGGTGCGATCCTCAAGATGGTGTTCGGACGCCTGTAGAGATTCGCAGGCGCGCGCGGTGCGGGGGGTGAAGCCTCCGGCGGGCGTGTTTCGGGGGCAGTGAAATTTTTATTGAT belongs to Roseovarius sp. THAF27 and includes:
- a CDS encoding GAF domain-containing protein, with the translated sequence MRADYEDLAKTIGALTEGETDEVALMATLVCELHHADARFDWTGFYRVTGPELLKIGPYQGGHGCLQIPFSRGVCGAAARTGEVQLVDDVDSFDGHIACASSTRSEIVLPVWDGQERLLGVLDIDSDRPAAFDAADADGLGAILKMVFGRL